Within Dictyostelium discoideum AX4 chromosome 4 chromosome, whole genome shotgun sequence, the genomic segment gAGTGtggaaaattaatttaatttatttatttgttttttttgttttttatatagCTAACATTGAGAGTAAAACAGAGGCAGCAAGAGCAAAACTAGCACCAATTCTGGTAGAATCAGAAGAGTCAGACTCTGAAGAGTTTGTTTTATCTGGAACACAAACAACTGAGTATGTTGTAGTACCAATTGCAACTTTTGATTTACCATCTACACAAGTGAATTCATTTGAAGAAGTAGGAGTTGCAGCACATTTTGTATCTTGAGCACCAAATTGATTAAATGTAAACTTTGAAGTTGAACCGGTCACTGGTAATACATTAAGAATTGAACCACAAGCAGATTGGCAAGTATTAACCTTTAATTCAACTGGTGTTGTTACACATGGAGAGTTGGCATCTGAATTTGTAACTTGAAAATTTGAGAAAGTTTCAGCTGCGTTTGAAGAAGCAAAAACtgcaacaattaataataataatgatttggtaaatttcatttttctatttgattttttttattgggaTTTATTTGTATggtataatttgtttttttttaattcttattttttttaaaatgttctATTTATACTCAAAAtcagaatttttttttttttttttttttttttttttttatttttaaatgttagGTATTAACACGTTggtaataaacttttttttatttttcatcttgaatttcaaaaaaaaaaaaaatccaagaTTTGTTTTcgatttttaattgaaaaatgcTAGCAAagcaaattattttaaattataaagaaaCTAACAAactgaattttatttaaaagtagtgttgaaaattatatttcttataaaaaaaaataaaaattaaaaaaataaataattcgagatcatttttattaattatttttttatttcactaatatttttagtttttttttttttttatttttttttatttaattatttatttaaattaaatgagtTTAAATCCCTATTCAACAAGAAAATTAAACTAAAATGAGTTTTTTagtttatataataaataaatttgaaaaataatatagtCACCCATTCCACCAATCATAACCTCGAATATTTACAAACAACATTATCCAGGAATAAATCagataaaattttgaaagataatttaaaaataactttttatgGAATATtccattttaataattgttaaaaCTATGGACATATATTTCACatgattatatattttttttttatttattttatttgttttttataaagCTATCATTGAGAGTAAAGCAGCGGCAGCAAGAGCAAAGCTAGCACCAATTCTTGTAGAATCAGAAGAGTCAGACTCTGAAGAGTTTGTTTTATCTGG encodes:
- the ponC1 gene encoding ponticulin-related protein; this translates as MKFTKSLLLLIVAVFASSNAAETFSNFQVTNSDANSPCVTTPVELKVNTCQSACGSILNVLPVTGSTSKFTFNQFGAQDTKCAATPTSSNEFTCVDGKSKVAIGTTTYSVVCVPDKTNSSESDSSDSTRIGASFALAASVLLSMLAI